A stretch of Plutella xylostella chromosome 10, ilPluXylo3.1, whole genome shotgun sequence DNA encodes these proteins:
- the LOC105380426 gene encoding lipase 3 encodes MKYFWVLTIAVTVTCCLGLPAEKLFGWPDNPFDTEVFGTSPRRDLDFTQLCEYDGYSCETHSVTTEDGYVLSMFRLPAPSNCSGERAPLMFQHGLYLTGDDCLIPGPGKAHCYIYNDACYDVWVPNNRGNRYGRNHIRLNPDRDSAFWDYSLEEHSYKDLPAAIDYVLKETGKEKLVFVGHSQGVTMLMLLCAEKPEYNDKIEIGFGLSVTGWLDHARFPVITLQELLTGLLTSVVDLGVNAEVLPHGGLTNQAAEFLCGITTLTYPICSVFVFAMLGYNEFQITKEVLPVVVGHVPGGTSIKNFNRWGQLRKNGFTKYDHGWLGNIKEYGNLSPPEFDLSAVTMPWVFIASENDYVGDVRDINKLLPKLKNVNMCILGDKTFGHLDFIYGKDIPNYITPKVLSQLEKGSFECT; translated from the coding sequence ATGAAGTACTTCTGGGTGTTAACCATTGCCGTAACAGTGACATGTTGTTTAGGGTTGCCAGCTGAGAAACTCTTCGGGTGGCCCGATAACCCCTTCGACACGGAAGTGTTTGGGACGTCGCCCCGAAGGGACCTGGACTTCACCCAGCTGTGTGAGTACGACGGCTACAGCTGTGAGACCCACAGTGTGACCACAGAAGACGGCTATGTCCTGAGCATGTTCCGTCTGCCGGCGCCAAGTAACTGCAGTGGAGAGCGAGCGCCGCTGATGTTCCAACACGGGCTGTACCTGACGGGCGACGACTGTCTGATCCCTGGTCCTGGCAAGGCTCATTGCTACATCTACAACGACGCCTGCTACGATGTCTGGGTCCCCAACAACAGAGGGAACCGCTACGGAAGGAACCATATAAGGCTGAACCCGGACCGCGACAGCGCTTTCTGGGACTACTCTCTGGAAGAGCATTCGTACAAAGACTTGCCGGCCGCCATCGACTACGTGCTTAAAGAGACAGGAAAGGAGAAGCTGGTCTTTGTTGGACACTCGCAAGGAGTGACGATGCTGATGCTGCTGTGCGCGGAAAAGCCGGAGTACAACGACAAGATCGAGATCGGGTTCGGTCTGTCGGTGACGGGGTGGCTGGACCACGCGCGCTTCCCGGTCATCACTCTCCAGGAGCTGCTCACTGGCCTCCTGACCAGCGTGGTAGACCTCGGAGTCAACGCGGAAGTCCTACCCCACGGGGGTCTCACTAACCAAGCCGCAGAGTTCCTCTGTGGTATAACCACCTTGACATACCCAATCTGCTCTGTGTTCGTGTTTGCGATGCTCGGGTATAATGAGTTCCAGATCACAAAAGAGGTGTTGCCGGTCGTGGTGGGACATGTCCCTGGAGGTACCTCGATAAAGAACTTCAACAGATGGGGTCAGCTCAGGAAGAATGGGTTCACGAAGTATGACCACGGCTGGTTAGGAAATATCAAGGAGTATGGCAACCTATCGCCTCCGGAGTTCGACTTGAGTGCCGTCACGATGCCGTGGGTGTTCATTGCGAGTGAAAACGACTATGTTGGTGATGTCCGCGATATTAACAAGTTATTGCCCAAACTCAAGAATGTGAACATGTGCATTCTGGGAGATAAGACATTCGGCCACTTGGACTTTATTTATGGTAAAGACATACCGAATTACATCACACCGAAAGTACTGTCTCAGTTGGAGAAAGGAAGTTTTGAATGTACATAG